GTGAGGTGGGCGAACACGCTCTTGCCCATCTCGCGGATGGTGAGCACGCGGCCCATCACGGAAACCGGGAGGTCCAGCCCTTCCAGCTTCTCGTTGGGCCAGGCTTCCGCGTCCCCGTAGGCCGCTGCCAGCTGGGCGATGCCGTGAGTCCGCTGCGCCTTCCGGGGCCAGGCGTCCAGTCCGAGGGCCTTGAGCTTCTCGAGCTTCTCAAGGCGGATGTCGCGGTACTGGTTGGGCTGCATGGGAACTCCGGCACGAACCATCTAGTTTACAGGCAGGTCACTTCCCGTCGAAGCGGTAGACCAGGTAGGCCGTGATGTCCGGGGCGGTGAAGGTGCCGGCCTCCTCGCTGACCCCGAAGCGCCAGCGGGGCAGACGGGTGTGGCGGAGGGTCCAGTGCTGCTGCCAGCCCGCCCGGTCCAGGCGCTCGAGGCCGGTGTGGTAGGGACTGCCGGTGTAGGCCAGGCTGACCTCGAGGCCGAGTCCGTCCAGGAGGCCCGGCCCCTGGCCCAGCCAGGCCACGGAGCCCCAGGCCCGGTTGAAGGAGGTCCGGTCCATGACCTCCCGCAGGGGGCTGTTCCGGGGCAGGCCGAGCATCACCCGCTCCACCTGGCCGAAGACCTTGAAGCGCCCGTGCCGCTTCCAGGCCGCGGCGCCCACCAGCCCATCGGTGTCGCCGCTGCCGGAAAAGTCGGACTGCTTCCCGGTGGGCAGCTGCACCGAGGCGCCGACGCGCCCCCCGGCGTCCGCGGTGCCGAAGGGCCGGACCCAGGCCACATCGAGATCCATGAGGGACACGCCGGGCCGGGTCAGGTCCCCGATCACCCGCCCGTCCCGCTCGAGGTGGTAGACGAGCCGGTTCTTGGGCGCATCCTCCCGTCCCCCCTGGGGCATATTGAACATCGTGTGCCAGTTCCAGATGGCCTGATCCGCGATGCCGCCGGAGCGCGAGGCCACGCGGACCCGGACATTGAACCGGGAGGATCCCGCCTTCACCGCCCAGTCCCCCGTCAGCTGCCATTCCTCGCCATCCAGGCGCGCGAAGGTCCGGCCGTCCGCGCTGCGCTCCAGGTCCGGCCGCAGCATCTGGCTGGTGGCTTCCAGGGCCACCTCGCTGGCGCCTTCCGGCAGGGGCTCCGGAAAGCCCTCGAACCAGGCCAGGCGGTTCGGCCGTGGCGTCTCCTGGGCCACGAGGCCCGCGGCCACCATTGCGATCAGCAATACCCTCAGATTGACCAAGGTCACGGCAACTCCTACCAGCTCCATCCATACTCTGGACTATGGGTCATGATCAGATCGATTAATTCCCAGGTGGTCATCAAACAGCACGAAAGACATCGCATCGATAGATGATGCCCGTATGATGATCGGACCCCCTGCTCCTTCATAGCCACCCCATCCACCCTCCCTCATTTCATGGAGCCAGCCATGACACGCCTCAAAGCCCGTCTTCAAGAGAAGATTGAGGAACATCGCCCCCGAACCACCCGGCTCCTGAAAGAGTTCGGCAAGGTGGTCATCGACGAGGTGACCATCGATCAGTGCATCGGCGGTGCCCGGGACATCAAGTGTCTCGTCACCGACATCTCCTACCTCGACTCCCAGGAGGGCATCCGCTTCAGGGGCAAGCTCATTCCAGAGACCTTCGCCGCCCTGCCCAAGCTGCCCGGCGCCGAATACCCCACGGTGGAGTCCTTCTGGTACTTCCTGCTCACCGGCGAGATCCCCACGGCCGAGGAGGCCGAGGAGATCCACCAGGACTTCAAGGCCCGCGCCAAGGTGCCCGCCTACGTCTTCGATGTGCTGCGCGCCCTGCCCAAGGACAGCCACCCGATGGTGATGCTCTCCACCGCGGTGCTCGCGATGCAGAAGGAGAGCAAGTTCAACAAGGCCTACCACAGCCTGAAGAAGAACGACTACTGGGACACCACCTACGAGGATGCCTGCGACCTGCTGGCCAAGCTGCCCGAGATCGCCGCCTTCATCTACCGCTACAAATACAAAAACGGCGACATCATCCCCGGCAACTACGAGCTCGACATGGGCGCCAACTTCGCCCACATGATGGGCATCGCCAAGCCCTATGACGACGTGGCCCGGATGTACTTCATCCTCCACAGCGACCACGAGAGCGGCAACGTCAGCGCCCACACCACGCACCTCGTGGCCTCCGCGCTGTCCGATGCCTACTACGCCTTCAGCGCCGGCCTCAACGGCCTGGCGGGCCCCCTCCACGGCCTGGCCAACCAGGAAGTGCTGCAGTGGATCATGGAATTCCAGACCAAGATGAACGGCGCCGAGCCCACAGAGGAGAACGTGAAAGCCGCGCTCTGGGACACCCTGAACTCCGGCCACGTCATCCCCGGCTACGGGCACGCCGTGCTGCGCAAGACCGACCCGCGCTACACCGCGCAGATGGAGTTCTGCCAGAAGCACCTGCCCAATGACCCGCTCTTCAAGCTGGTCAACATGATCTACCACGTGGCCCCCGGCGTGCTCACCGAGCAGGGCAAGACCAAGAACCCCTGGCCCAACGTCGATGCCCAGAGCGGCGTGATCCAGTGGTACTACGGTCTCACCGAGTACGACTTCTACACGGTGCTCTTCGGCGTGGGCCGTGCCATCGGCGTGCTGGCCAACATCACCTGGGACCGCGCCCTGGGCTACGCCCTGGAGCGCCCCAAGTCCGTCACCACCGCCATGCTCGAGGACTGGGCCGCCAAGGGCGGAAGCAAGTAGGTTCTTCACTCCGCAGAGAAGGGGCGGGCCTGCCGGCCCGCCCCTTCTCTGCGTCCGGAAGGACTAAAGAACGTACGAGAGTTCCCGCTCCGGCGTGCGGCAGTCCATGTCCAGGCCCCGGTCGCGGTGATCGGCGATGTCGGCGGTGACGCCGACGCTGCGGCCAAAGAGGAAGAGCGTGAAGGCCAGCTCCTGCACCTGGCGCAGCGTGATCCGGCCGGCCTGGAGGTCCTTCCACACCAGCTTGAGCGGAATCATCGCAAGGACCGCGTCCACGTTCACGCAGAAGACGTTCTTCGTCACCCCTTCGGCGTAGAGCTCCTTGACCAGCAGGCGGTAGTACTCCCAGAAGACGTTGTAGACCCCCTTCTCCGCCAGCATCTCCGCCACGAACTGCTCCCGGGGATCCACGTTGATCTTGTTGCCGCGGAAGACCGGATGGTTGATGCAGGGGATGGGCTTGACCGCGCCATCCTCCACCTCCAGCGCATGCTTCTTGTGGGCTCCGAAGGCCCGGGCCGCCTTGTTCGCCATCTGCTTGAGGTCCAGGCCGTGGGCCGGGTCGCCCGGATCGCGGAGATCCGCCTCCTTGAACTGCTCCACGAGGAAGTCGATGGCCTCGTACCCATTGCCGCCGTGGGCGCGTCCGGTGTTGGCCAGGAAGCCCACGAAGGCCATGGAGATGTCGTTCCGGGCGCTGACGCTCTCCTTCGCGCCCTTCACGGACAGCGTGCCCGGCCCATTGGTGATGGTGAGGCCAAGCAGGGTCTGGAATTCCAGCAGCTCCACCGAGTCAGGCACCCGACCGAAGAGCACCTTGAAGGCGTTCTCCGTGAAGCTGTGATTCAGGTTGGACAGCTTCTGGTCCACCAGCTTCTTCCAGTGCGGGTTGTGCTCCCGGTCCACCACCGAGTAGGCCACGATGCGGGACATGAGGTAGAAATAGGTGACCGAGTCCTCCACGAGCTGGCGGCTGATGCGCTTCTCCAGCATCGGATTCCACAGCACGCACACGGCGATGGTGGCCAGCAGGAACTCGTAGGCGTCCCGGATCTCCAGGCCGCGCCTCTCGGCCAGGGCGATGATGTGCTGGCAGACCTTCAATGCCACGCAGGACTTCTTCGACTTCTTCACCTCCTTGAGGAGCAGGTCCGAGATGTCGGTCTTCCGGGAGGGCTCGGCCCTCAGCAGGTGCGCCTCGACGAAGGCATCCAGCTCTTCCGGAAAGGCCTTCGTGTGCTCATCCAGGCCGAACTCTCGAATGAGGTCGATGATGAACCGGGCGTGCTCCCGGGACTTCGCCAGCAGGTCCTTGTTCCCCACGAGGGCGATCTGGGAGGCCAGGTAGGCGTTCGGGGTGCAGCCGTTGGCCCGCCCCACGTCGATGAGCTCCATGCGCCGCTCGTCGATCTTCATGAACAGGTTGAGGATGAGGTTCAGTGTGGGAAGGTCCGACTTCTCGGGCATCACCTTGGCCAGCGCGAAGTAGAGGTTCTCCTCCAGGGTGCGGCGGGACAGGTCGAGGACCGTTTTCCCGTGCAGCTCCGAGACCTGGGTCTCCGGGTTCATCCGAGACGCGCCGGACTTGAGGGCCATGTTCTGCCGGAGGTAGTGCGCGCCGACCTGCTTGTTCACCTCCACGATCTGCCGGTCGTAGGGCGCGGGCGCCTGCACGATGGGCAGGTCCAGGGAGGGCGGCAGCTTCACCATCGTGTCACCCAGCCAGAGCTTGAGCGACAGGTCGCCGGTCGAGGGGAAGTCGGGCTTCTCGTCGATCTTCTCGAAGACCGCCTTCACCGCGTCCGGGATGTACTGGATGCTGGAGACGCGCACGCCCCGCTTGCTGACCTTGCAGGTCTTCGGGTCGAAGACGTCCACGCCGAAATACTCGTCGAACCAGCGCTCCTTGCTCTCGGCGTCATCGCCGCTGCCCGAGAGCGCCCCCGCGTGCCCGCAGGCCCGCGTGATGTTCTTCTTCCAGCGCCCCGTGACGCAGGCGATGATCGGCTTCGTGAAGCCGAAGGCCCGGTCGCGGATCCAGTCCAGGGCCATCTTCTCGTAGTAGCCCCCGGGCTCCACGTAGAGCACCACAGCCTTGGTGCGGGGATCGTTCTGCGCGGCGTACAGGAACTCGGGCAGCGCGAAGTGGATGTAGACATCCTTCCCGCTGGAGACCGCCGTGCTGATGCCGAAGCCCGCCGTGCGGAGGTACTCCGCCATGGTGGTGGTGAAGTTGCCGGAATTGGAGTGGATGGCGATGGAGCCCTTCACGAGGGTCTCCTCGGGATGGTCTCCGCCCAGGCTGCCGCCGATGCGCACCCGGTCCCAGGCGTTGGCCATGCCCAGGCAGTTGGCGCCGATGACATCCACGCCCGCCTCCTGGCAGAGCGCCCGGATGTTGCGCGAGTCCCGTGCGGGCACCTTCTCCGTGACAATCACGATGCGCTTGAGAGCCTCGTTGTGCGTCACCAGCTCGGAGACCGCCTTGCAGACGCCGAGGGGCGGGATGTAGACCACGCCCATGTCGAAGGCGATGCCCTTCTCCATGACCTCGCGGATGCTGCGGTAGACGGGGATGGCGCCGAGCTTCGTCTCAAGACTGCCGCGCCGGCCGTACTGCACGCCGGCCACGATGTTCCCGCCGCTGTACTCGTGGGAGACCGGGGTCACCTTCCGGCTCTCGCTCCCCAGGATGTTCATCACGCAGACGCGGTGCTCCCGGGTCACCAGCTCTTCCAGGGAGTGCAGTCCGACGTAGTAGGGGAATGGCTTCGTCTTCAACCGTCGCATGGAACCCTCCTAGGCCCGGACCTGCGTTTCGATCTGTTTCCGGTAGGCGCCGGCACCCTCGGCGCGCCACCACTCATCGATCCGCTTCGCGTACTCCAGCGTGAGGATCATGGACGTGTCATGGCCGAACACCTTGTAGGGGAGGCGCAGGCGGTCGAGGATGTCCTTGGCGTAGAACATGCCCTTCACCACATTCGGCCCGCCGCGGCCGATCACCACGTAGAGCGGCTTCCAGCCCGCCTTGGCCACATGGTCGCGCAGGGCGTCGAAGACCCCCTTGAAGGTCACGTAGATGTCCGTGTTGTTCGCCTTGCCGCCGATGAGGAGCAGCATGCTGGCCTGGTCGTACCAGTGCTCGAAGGTGATGCGGCCGATCTCGTAGATCTTCTCGTAGGGGGGATTTCCCCCGAAGTCCGAGGAGAAGATCGCCGCTTCGCCCAGGGTCTCCGTGCCCGCGCTGTTGGCCCCGCCGCCGAACATGAAGGGGATGATGCTCCCGTTGGGGTTCATCTCCAGCACGTCGCTCTGGCCCTGGTAGGTGCGCAGCTCGTTGATGTCCGCCTCGAAGGCCGTCGTCTCCGTCTGGAAGAGGGCGTCCGGCAGGCCGATGCGCTTCCAGGCCGGGTTGTCCTGGTCGAAGCTCGCCTTCACGTCGCAGGCCACCGGCAGGAGCTGATTGCCCTTCCGCATCACCCGGATGGGATTGAGCTCGATGGTGGTGAGACCGTAGCCGTCGTAGAGTTCCCACAGCTTCGGCAGGTGCTGCACCAGGGCCGAGATGAAGGGCTCGGGGCAGCCGGTGTCCGTGAGGGCGTTGGTGATCTCGAAGGCGTTGATCCCGATGAACGGATCGATCTCCACCACCGCCTTCTTCTCGGCCGGCAGCGCCTCGATGTCCACGCCCCCCCAGGGCGTGATGGTGAACACCGGGCCGCGGGACTCGCTGGAGCTGCTGATGCTGAAGTAGACCTCCAGATCGGAGGGGACGAACGCCTCCATGGTCACGCCGTTGGCCGTGACGGTCTTGTTCCCGTAGGTGTGCTGGGCGAAGAAGAGCTCCCGCTTCGCCTGCAGGGCCTCCTGGAGGGTGCTCACGATGCGCACGAGCCCCGCCTTGCCCTTCTTGCCGACGCCGCCGTAGAAGGCCGGCTTCACCACCAGCTTGCGGTGCTGCTCCAGGAAGTGCTGGATCTCCTGGTTGGTCGCCGAGCCATCGATGAAGTCCGCCACGGGAAACTCAACCAGGTGCAGAAGCTTGGAGCCGTAGCGCAAGCCCGACAGTTGCATGGTCCCTCCTCGATCGACTCTGGCAATGAGCTGGAGCCTCGGGTCCATCCGGGAGCACCGAGTCCAAATAAATGATACCTAGATCGCCTTTGCAGATAGATCAAAAACTACTTGAAGGTAGATTTCAATACCTCGTTAGATTACCTATAGATAACCTTCGCGGCAGTTCCATTGGAACACCGCCAACCTTTCAGATTCCTTGCAAACGCCGTCGCGACAGAAGATATTCCCCTGTCGCGACAATCGCCCCTGTTTCCGGAAAATCAGCCGCGGTTGCCGGCGCTCGCCTTCACGAAGGCGGTGAACAGGGGATGCGGGTTCAGGGGGCGGCTCTTGAACTCGGGGTGGAACTGGCAGGCCAGGAAGTAGGGGTGGTCCTTCAGCTCCACGATCTCCACGAACACACCGTCGGGGCTCATGCCGGTGAACTGAAGCCCCTGGTCCTCCAGGGCCTTCCGGTACTCGTGGTTGAACTCGTAGCGGTGGCGGTGGCGCTCGCTGATCTCGGTGCCGGCGTAGGCCTTCGCGGCCTGGCTGTCCGGCATGAGGCGGCAGGGATAGGCGCCCAGGCGCATGGTGCCCCCCAGCTCCTCCACGTCCACCAGCTCACGCAGCTTGAAGATGACGCGGTGCTTGGGCGCGTCGTCGAACTCGGTGGAATCGGCCCCCTCGAGGCCCGCCACGTTGCGCGCGAACTCCACGGAGGCCATCTGCATGCCCAGGCAGATGCCGAAGAACGGGATCTTGTGCTCGCGGGCGTACTGGATGGACCGGATCATGCCGCGGGTACCGCGCACGCCGAAGCCGCCGGGCACGAGGATGCCGTGGCAGTCCTGGAGGAAGGCCGCCGGATCCTGGTTCTCCAGTTCCTCCGCCTCGATCCACTTGAGGTCCACATGGGTCTCGAGCCCGTAGCCCGCGTGATGCAGGGCCTCGATGAGGCTCTTGTAGCTCTCCTTGAACTCCACGTACTTGCCCACCACGCCGATGCGCACGCTGCCCTTGGGGTTGCGGATGCGGTGGAGCAGGTTCTGCCAGGCGCTCAGGTCCGGCTCCTTCTCCCCGAGGCCCAGGAGGGCCGCGGCCTTGGTGTCCAGGCCTTCCAGGTGCAGGTTCAGCGGCACTTCATAGATGGAGTGGGCGTCCCGGCAGCTGAACACCGCATCGGGCGTCACGGAGCAGAACAGGGCGATCTTGTCCTTCAGGTCGCGGGGGATGTCCTGCTCGGCGCGGCAGAGCAGCACGTCCGGCTGGATGCCCAGGGCCCGCAGCTCCTTCACGCTGTGCTGGGTGGGCTTGGATTTCAATTCACCCGCGGCCTTGATGAAGGGCACGTAGGTGAGGTGCATGTTGAGGGCGTTGGCCTTCATCTGGGAATCCAGGCCGGCCTCGAGCTTGAACTGGCGGATGGCCTCCAGGAACGGCTGGCTCTCGATGTCGCCCACCGTCCCGCCGATCTCCACGATCACCACGTCCATGTCCTTGGCGACCTTCTTCATCACCGCCTTGATCTCGTCCGTGATGTGCGGGATCACCTGCACGGTCTTGCCCAGGTAGTCGCCGCGCCGCTCCTTCTGAATCACGGTGTTGTAGATGCGGCCCGTGGTGATGGTGTGATTCTGGGTGGTGGGCACCGACGTGAAGCGCTCGTAGTGGCCCAGGTCCAGGTCCGTCTCCGCCCCGTCATCCGTGACGAAGACCTCGCCGTGCTGGAAGGGCGACATGGTGCCCGGATCCACGTTGAGGTAGGGATCCATCTTCATGAGCGTGACCTTCAGCCCGCGGGCCTCCAGCAGTGCGCCCAGAGAAGCCGCCGCGATCCCCTTGCCCAGGCTGGACAGCACACCGCCAGTGACGAACACATACTTGGTCATGGGAGCTCCTGGAATCGGCAATGGGGGGTGATCACATCTCCTCCGGGGCCTGGATGCCCATGAGGTAGAGGCCCTGGCGGAGGGCGCGGGCGGTGGCGACGCAGAGGGTGAGGCGGGCCTCGCGCACCTCCGGGGTGTTCTCCGCGGCCAGGATGGGGCAGTTGGTGTAGTAGCCGCTGAAGGACCGGGCCAGGGCCACCAGCTGACGCGCGAGCGGCGTGGCCATGCAGCCGTCGGCCACGGCGGCGATGGCGCCGGGCAGACCTGCCAGCTCGAAGAGCAGGGCCTGGGCTTCGGGCGCCGCCAGGCCATCGAGGTCGGCAGGCAGGGCGAGCTCCACGAAGGGCAGGAAAGGGCCGATCGCAGCGCCGGCCTGGGCCTTCGCCGCCCACTCGCCGCCGGCCTTGCGCAGCACGCTCAGGATGCGGGCGTGGGCGTACTGAACGTAGGGGCCCGTGTCGCCATCGAGGGCGATGACGCGGTCCCAGGTGAAGGTGATGGGCTTCACGCGGTCGTTCATGGCGTCGAAGAACACGACGGCACCCATGCCCAGCATCTCGGCCACCGCCTCCTTGTCCTTCAGATCGGGGTTCTTCTCCGCGATGATGGCGGCCACGCGCTCTCGGGCCTCGTCCAGCACGTCCTCCAGGAAGATGACATTGCCCTTGCGGGTGCTCATCTTGCCCTCGGGCAGCTTCACCATGCCGAAGGGCGTGTGCAGCATGCGGCCCTTGAACCAGGGATCCAGCTTGTCGAGCACGGCGAAGATCTGCTGGAAGTGCAGCACCTGGTCCGTGCCCACCACGTAGAGGCAGCGGTCGAATCCG
This DNA window, taken from Geothrix edaphica, encodes the following:
- a CDS encoding ATP citrate lyase citrate-binding domain-containing protein, translating into MQLSGLRYGSKLLHLVEFPVADFIDGSATNQEIQHFLEQHRKLVVKPAFYGGVGKKGKAGLVRIVSTLQEALQAKRELFFAQHTYGNKTVTANGVTMEAFVPSDLEVYFSISSSSESRGPVFTITPWGGVDIEALPAEKKAVVEIDPFIGINAFEITNALTDTGCPEPFISALVQHLPKLWELYDGYGLTTIELNPIRVMRKGNQLLPVACDVKASFDQDNPAWKRIGLPDALFQTETTAFEADINELRTYQGQSDVLEMNPNGSIIPFMFGGGANSAGTETLGEAAIFSSDFGGNPPYEKIYEIGRITFEHWYDQASMLLLIGGKANNTDIYVTFKGVFDALRDHVAKAGWKPLYVVIGRGGPNVVKGMFYAKDILDRLRLPYKVFGHDTSMILTLEYAKRIDEWWRAEGAGAYRKQIETQVRA
- a CDS encoding citrate (Si)-synthase, whose translation is MTRLKARLQEKIEEHRPRTTRLLKEFGKVVIDEVTIDQCIGGARDIKCLVTDISYLDSQEGIRFRGKLIPETFAALPKLPGAEYPTVESFWYFLLTGEIPTAEEAEEIHQDFKARAKVPAYVFDVLRALPKDSHPMVMLSTAVLAMQKESKFNKAYHSLKKNDYWDTTYEDACDLLAKLPEIAAFIYRYKYKNGDIIPGNYELDMGANFAHMMGIAKPYDDVARMYFILHSDHESGNVSAHTTHLVASALSDAYYAFSAGLNGLAGPLHGLANQEVLQWIMEFQTKMNGAEPTEENVKAALWDTLNSGHVIPGYGHAVLRKTDPRYTAQMEFCQKHLPNDPLFKLVNMIYHVAPGVLTEQGKTKNPWPNVDAQSGVIQWYYGLTEYDFYTVLFGVGRAIGVLANITWDRALGYALERPKSVTTAMLEDWAAKGGSK
- a CDS encoding citrate/2-methylcitrate synthase, which translates into the protein MRRLKTKPFPYYVGLHSLEELVTREHRVCVMNILGSESRKVTPVSHEYSGGNIVAGVQYGRRGSLETKLGAIPVYRSIREVMEKGIAFDMGVVYIPPLGVCKAVSELVTHNEALKRIVIVTEKVPARDSRNIRALCQEAGVDVIGANCLGMANAWDRVRIGGSLGGDHPEETLVKGSIAIHSNSGNFTTTMAEYLRTAGFGISTAVSSGKDVYIHFALPEFLYAAQNDPRTKAVVLYVEPGGYYEKMALDWIRDRAFGFTKPIIACVTGRWKKNITRACGHAGALSGSGDDAESKERWFDEYFGVDVFDPKTCKVSKRGVRVSSIQYIPDAVKAVFEKIDEKPDFPSTGDLSLKLWLGDTMVKLPPSLDLPIVQAPAPYDRQIVEVNKQVGAHYLRQNMALKSGASRMNPETQVSELHGKTVLDLSRRTLEENLYFALAKVMPEKSDLPTLNLILNLFMKIDERRMELIDVGRANGCTPNAYLASQIALVGNKDLLAKSREHARFIIDLIREFGLDEHTKAFPEELDAFVEAHLLRAEPSRKTDISDLLLKEVKKSKKSCVALKVCQHIIALAERRGLEIRDAYEFLLATIAVCVLWNPMLEKRISRQLVEDSVTYFYLMSRIVAYSVVDREHNPHWKKLVDQKLSNLNHSFTENAFKVLFGRVPDSVELLEFQTLLGLTITNGPGTLSVKGAKESVSARNDISMAFVGFLANTGRAHGGNGYEAIDFLVEQFKEADLRDPGDPAHGLDLKQMANKAARAFGAHKKHALEVEDGAVKPIPCINHPVFRGNKINVDPREQFVAEMLAEKGVYNVFWEYYRLLVKELYAEGVTKNVFCVNVDAVLAMIPLKLVWKDLQAGRITLRQVQELAFTLFLFGRSVGVTADIADHRDRGLDMDCRTPERELSYVL
- a CDS encoding DUF3187 family protein codes for the protein MTLVNLRVLLIAMVAAGLVAQETPRPNRLAWFEGFPEPLPEGASEVALEATSQMLRPDLERSADGRTFARLDGEEWQLTGDWAVKAGSSRFNVRVRVASRSGGIADQAIWNWHTMFNMPQGGREDAPKNRLVYHLERDGRVIGDLTRPGVSLMDLDVAWVRPFGTADAGGRVGASVQLPTGKQSDFSGSGDTDGLVGAAAWKRHGRFKVFGQVERVMLGLPRNSPLREVMDRTSFNRAWGSVAWLGQGPGLLDGLGLEVSLAYTGSPYHTGLERLDRAGWQQHWTLRHTRLPRWRFGVSEEAGTFTAPDITAYLVYRFDGK
- a CDS encoding CTP synthase — encoded protein: MTKYVFVTGGVLSSLGKGIAAASLGALLEARGLKVTLMKMDPYLNVDPGTMSPFQHGEVFVTDDGAETDLDLGHYERFTSVPTTQNHTITTGRIYNTVIQKERRGDYLGKTVQVIPHITDEIKAVMKKVAKDMDVVIVEIGGTVGDIESQPFLEAIRQFKLEAGLDSQMKANALNMHLTYVPFIKAAGELKSKPTQHSVKELRALGIQPDVLLCRAEQDIPRDLKDKIALFCSVTPDAVFSCRDAHSIYEVPLNLHLEGLDTKAAALLGLGEKEPDLSAWQNLLHRIRNPKGSVRIGVVGKYVEFKESYKSLIEALHHAGYGLETHVDLKWIEAEELENQDPAAFLQDCHGILVPGGFGVRGTRGMIRSIQYAREHKIPFFGICLGMQMASVEFARNVAGLEGADSTEFDDAPKHRVIFKLRELVDVEELGGTMRLGAYPCRLMPDSQAAKAYAGTEISERHRHRYEFNHEYRKALEDQGLQFTGMSPDGVFVEIVELKDHPYFLACQFHPEFKSRPLNPHPLFTAFVKASAGNRG